One window from the genome of Paenibacillus azoreducens encodes:
- a CDS encoding ROK family protein, translated as MNDRVVLAFDVGGTYVKAGIVRSDGSILDHVAVYPARSGDTKEALLRHFTALIEMQGKRVPSEYAIRGVGLAFPGPFDYDRGICLTRGLNKFEALYGVNLKDELTARMGAIPELKGRWSGSPAVAIENDAALFALGEYAFGAGRSDERTMYLTIGTGLGSAFISRGRLVKRGEGVPEEGWLYRLPYRDGVLDDYISRRGIVRLAEERGITRMAAGDEDVKLLAGRARAGEWEVVQLFREFGERLTEALLPFIRSFRPDAIVIGGQIAKSADLFVSDRMDNVPVRIAADMSLSALRGACRLFVGKGK; from the coding sequence ATGAATGACCGCGTCGTATTGGCCTTTGATGTCGGGGGCACGTATGTGAAGGCCGGCATTGTCCGCAGCGACGGGAGCATCTTGGACCATGTTGCGGTTTATCCCGCCAGATCGGGCGATACGAAGGAGGCGCTGCTGCGGCATTTTACTGCACTCATTGAAATGCAGGGGAAACGGGTTCCGTCCGAATACGCCATTCGAGGCGTCGGGCTCGCGTTCCCGGGCCCATTCGATTACGATCGGGGGATTTGCCTGACCCGCGGCTTGAACAAGTTTGAGGCCTTATACGGCGTCAATCTCAAAGACGAATTAACGGCCCGGATGGGCGCTATTCCTGAACTGAAAGGGAGATGGAGCGGTTCCCCGGCTGTTGCCATTGAAAATGATGCGGCTTTGTTCGCTCTTGGCGAATACGCCTTTGGCGCGGGGCGGTCCGATGAAAGAACGATGTATTTGACGATCGGTACGGGATTGGGTTCAGCCTTCATTAGCCGCGGACGGTTGGTCAAAAGAGGTGAAGGGGTTCCGGAGGAAGGTTGGTTGTACCGATTGCCTTACCGGGACGGGGTGTTGGACGATTATATTTCGCGCCGGGGGATCGTCAGGCTCGCCGAAGAGAGAGGGATCACGCGAATGGCAGCAGGAGATGAAGACGTGAAGCTGCTCGCAGGCAGGGCTCGTGCCGGAGAATGGGAAGTCGTGCAGTTGTTCCGCGAGTTCGGCGAAAGGCTGACAGAGGCGCTGCTTCCCTTTATCCGGTCCTTTCGGCCGGATGCCATCGTCATCGGCGGGCAAATCGCCAAATCCGCGGATCTTTTCGTTTCGGATCGGATGGATAACGTTCCGGTCCGGATTGCAGCGGATATGTCGCTGAGCGCACTTAGAGGGGCGTGCCGGCTTTTCGTGGGAAAGGGAAAGTAG
- a CDS encoding class I mannose-6-phosphate isomerase: protein MFNTRPLNPIRKTVLEDGIGQGYESILQQVISWAQGKAGSVFTLVVDGTHGADFQALLMRLIPYAEKQGFRFTAEDTYEYLKSGTELRDHFRRNITDNRAFGYVSEGKIDDYFRSAARHQFAEYAAEISEVADDRTLFVVFGPGALWLCDDCCDASVFLDVSREYQEIAHKQDLLNFGFTWNIDAVEKYKIAYFVEWPLLETYRKERLTAFDAYVDMNDPGRPVLLTIRDLLAAIRDIARYPLRVKPFMMPGVWGGQYMKKLANLPEDMVNCAWNFEPIAPENSVLVASGEHVVEIPFLLVMAYSHLDIMGERSVRLFGDYFPVRFDFLDTMDGDHLSCQVHPKQSFIRERFNEFMEQQESYYVMEKQGDAKVYLGLTEECTPEDFRKAAEHSQMTGEPIAFTDYVQEWTSEKGKLYLIPTGTVHCSGKDNFVLEISATTWWFTFKIYDYVRKDLDGKPRPMNIDYAFENIDFSRKGDWVQQNLTPSPQLLHTQGNNQEYMLGEREDLLFYVNRIHLNDRWEDETADEFVMLNLVEGECVQIVSLEDEAVYAEFRYAESYIIPAAFGAYAIVNRGSAPCKLIKAGVSKKWNVSLVEGHE, encoded by the coding sequence ATGTTTAACACAAGACCGCTGAATCCGATTCGGAAAACCGTACTTGAAGACGGAATCGGGCAAGGTTACGAGTCCATTTTGCAGCAGGTGATTTCTTGGGCCCAAGGCAAAGCTGGCAGCGTCTTCACGCTTGTGGTGGACGGTACCCACGGTGCCGATTTTCAGGCGCTGTTGATGCGTTTGATCCCATATGCGGAGAAGCAGGGATTTCGTTTTACCGCAGAAGATACGTATGAATATTTAAAATCAGGCACGGAGCTGCGGGATCATTTTCGCCGAAACATCACCGATAACCGCGCATTCGGGTACGTGTCGGAAGGGAAAATCGACGATTATTTCAGAAGCGCAGCACGGCATCAATTTGCTGAGTATGCAGCGGAAATATCGGAAGTGGCGGACGACCGGACGTTGTTTGTCGTTTTTGGTCCAGGCGCCTTATGGCTGTGCGACGACTGCTGCGATGCATCCGTGTTTCTCGACGTTTCCCGGGAATACCAGGAGATCGCCCATAAGCAAGATTTGCTGAACTTCGGGTTCACGTGGAATATAGATGCCGTTGAAAAATACAAAATCGCCTATTTCGTGGAATGGCCGCTGCTCGAAACCTATCGTAAGGAACGGCTTACGGCCTTCGACGCGTATGTCGATATGAACGATCCCGGCCGCCCCGTCCTGCTGACGATCCGCGATCTGCTGGCCGCAATTCGTGATATCGCGCGTTATCCGCTGCGGGTCAAACCGTTTATGATGCCTGGCGTATGGGGCGGACAATATATGAAAAAACTGGCGAACTTGCCGGAGGACATGGTGAACTGCGCCTGGAACTTCGAGCCGATTGCGCCGGAGAATTCGGTGCTTGTTGCCAGCGGGGAGCATGTGGTGGAGATTCCTTTCCTGCTCGTCATGGCTTACTCCCATTTGGACATTATGGGGGAACGCAGCGTTCGGCTGTTCGGCGATTATTTTCCTGTGCGGTTTGACTTCCTGGACACGATGGACGGAGATCATCTCTCCTGCCAGGTTCATCCGAAACAGAGCTTTATCCGGGAACGATTCAATGAGTTCATGGAGCAGCAGGAGTCGTATTACGTCATGGAAAAACAGGGCGACGCCAAAGTCTATCTGGGCTTGACTGAAGAGTGCACGCCTGAGGATTTCCGCAAAGCGGCGGAACATTCGCAGATGACCGGAGAGCCGATCGCCTTCACGGATTATGTGCAGGAATGGACGAGTGAAAAGGGAAAGTTGTACCTCATTCCGACAGGCACGGTTCACTGCTCGGGCAAGGATAATTTCGTATTGGAAATTTCCGCGACGACATGGTGGTTTACGTTCAAAATATACGATTACGTGCGGAAGGATTTGGACGGCAAACCGCGGCCGATGAATATCGATTACGCTTTCGAGAACATCGATTTCTCGCGAAAAGGAGACTGGGTTCAACAGAACTTGACCCCGAGCCCGCAATTGCTGCATACCCAGGGAAACAATCAGGAATACATGCTTGGAGAAAGAGAGGATCTGCTTTTTTATGTCAACCGCATCCATTTGAACGACCGTTGGGAGGATGAGACCGCAGACGAGTTTGTCATGCTGAACCTGGTCGAAGGGGAATGCGTGCAGATCGTTTCGCTTGAAGACGAAGCGGTGTACGCCGAGTTCCGTTATGCGGAATCCTACATCATCCCGGCCGCGTTTGGCGCGTATGCCATCGTTAACCGGGGCAGCGCGCCGTGCAAGCTGATTAAAGCGGGCGTTTCGAAGAAATGGAACGTCAGCTTGGTCGAAGGGCATGAATGA
- a CDS encoding AraC family transcriptional regulator, whose amino-acid sequence MSIESSFRRANQICNRQLTRIETKDLSISILYWGFMPTHFDNALHRHSFFEACYVVAGSGSYIEHDTEYPLNRGASFLSLPGTWHQIRSLAGLTLVYVAFEVDEERTGQSYIEDYRRLMEQAKPVVYGADNEPLGHFWEALISIFAEQKPVAPALLEYSSTSLLLSIPALHGLHRGDALHHQADSAWDENTLFRQAKLFIHDNLSEELTLVTVANHLHISPRHLTRLFQQHTNQTFVHYIQERRIQLASQLLLNEDMSIKDIACQCGFQSVHYFTRVFTHKLGVSPAKFRRVQFSEGRSGKHRFTE is encoded by the coding sequence ATGTCTATAGAATCCAGCTTTCGCAGAGCCAACCAAATCTGCAACCGCCAGCTCACCAGAATCGAAACGAAGGATTTAAGCATCTCCATCCTGTATTGGGGGTTTATGCCTACGCATTTCGATAATGCCCTGCATCGGCATTCTTTTTTTGAAGCTTGTTACGTCGTTGCAGGCAGCGGTTCTTACATCGAGCACGACACGGAGTATCCGCTCAACAGAGGCGCATCCTTTTTGTCTTTGCCCGGAACATGGCATCAAATCCGCAGCCTTGCCGGACTAACCTTGGTCTATGTTGCCTTTGAGGTCGATGAGGAACGCACCGGACAAAGTTACATCGAAGACTATCGCCGGCTCATGGAGCAAGCAAAACCTGTGGTTTATGGTGCGGATAACGAGCCTTTAGGCCATTTTTGGGAGGCGTTGATATCGATCTTCGCTGAACAAAAACCTGTGGCCCCAGCCTTGTTGGAATACAGCTCCACCTCCCTGCTGCTGTCGATTCCGGCCCTGCATGGACTTCATCGGGGAGATGCTTTGCATCACCAGGCAGATAGTGCATGGGATGAAAACACGCTTTTTCGGCAAGCAAAGCTGTTCATTCATGACAACCTGAGCGAAGAACTTACGCTGGTAACGGTAGCAAACCATCTCCATATCTCGCCCCGGCATCTGACAAGGTTGTTCCAGCAGCATACGAATCAAACCTTTGTCCACTATATTCAAGAGCGCCGGATTCAATTGGCTTCGCAGCTGCTCTTAAACGAAGACATGTCCATTAAAGATATCGCCTGCCAATGCGGCTTCCAATCGGTTCACTACTTTACCCGCGTTTTCACCCATAAGCTTGGCGTATCCCCTGCAAAATTCAGGCGCGTCCAATTTTCGGAGGGGCGTTCAGGCAAACATCGCTTTACGGAATAA
- a CDS encoding DUF4179 domain-containing protein yields the protein MSLFDLERELRQSGKKQMTSEVPELIRRRQDEVYAALAYLEREAGTATHKQRKRAGRIVAAAAVVAFIAVLGSGFISPVMAQTFKQIPVVGSIFKLADELGLRTAGDRGLVSDPDAYDQHGGTTLKISEVVFDGTILSFSLQREGGDFQGGITDRKEVRLGDHTDIIYEKGAITNAELLVDGDSMADYPGGYRPQMSWRQSVNPNAALFHVFNNSDVTNPDSAHLPEEFLMTLKLTLEGIEDPFVISLPVHKKADHVIVQSGETRQKNGLSLTIKQLEFSPISTILRLELHADHELTEADMSNLSFEVCGSHGEKANLIGGKGLYPGGKSGTMEIVMDRFVTAPDFIIVKPYRPVYENSSASSGKFGLDQNGGIIKKYVEDLNIKVPVERSRIEKLYTP from the coding sequence ATGAGCCTATTTGATTTGGAGCGGGAGCTTAGGCAATCCGGAAAGAAGCAGATGACCTCGGAAGTTCCGGAGCTGATCCGCCGGCGGCAGGATGAAGTGTATGCTGCTTTGGCGTATTTGGAAAGAGAGGCCGGAACGGCAACGCATAAACAAAGAAAAAGAGCCGGAAGAATTGTCGCTGCAGCCGCGGTAGTTGCCTTCATCGCTGTTTTGGGGAGCGGCTTCATCTCCCCGGTGATGGCTCAGACGTTTAAGCAAATCCCTGTGGTAGGAAGTATTTTCAAGCTTGCTGATGAATTGGGGCTTCGAACGGCGGGAGACCGGGGGCTTGTGTCGGATCCCGATGCCTATGACCAGCATGGAGGAACCACCCTTAAAATAAGCGAAGTGGTGTTTGACGGAACGATACTGTCATTTTCTCTCCAGCGAGAAGGCGGAGACTTTCAAGGAGGCATTACAGATCGAAAGGAAGTTCGTTTGGGGGACCATACGGATATCATTTATGAAAAAGGAGCTATCACGAATGCGGAACTGCTAGTCGACGGAGATTCCATGGCGGATTATCCGGGCGGATACCGACCTCAGATGTCGTGGAGGCAATCGGTTAACCCTAATGCAGCGCTATTTCATGTGTTTAATAATTCCGACGTAACGAATCCAGATTCGGCGCACCTGCCCGAAGAATTTTTAATGACGTTAAAACTCACACTGGAAGGAATCGAGGATCCTTTCGTCATTTCGCTTCCCGTTCATAAAAAGGCGGACCATGTCATTGTACAATCTGGTGAAACGAGGCAGAAAAACGGACTGAGCCTGACCATTAAACAGTTGGAATTTTCACCGATATCCACGATACTGAGGCTGGAACTTCACGCCGATCATGAACTCACAGAAGCCGATATGAGCAATCTGTCATTCGAAGTATGCGGAAGCCATGGGGAAAAGGCGAATCTTATCGGCGGAAAAGGCTTATACCCGGGCGGAAAATCGGGGACGATGGAGATCGTGATGGACAGGTTCGTTACAGCTCCGGATTTCATTATTGTAAAGCCTTATAGGCCTGTATATGAGAATTCTTCAGCATCTTCAGGCAAGTTCGGGCTCGACCAAAACGGAGGGATTATTAAAAAATACGTGGAAGATTTGAATATTAAGGTACCGGTAGAACGTTCGCGAATCGAAAAGCTATACACCCCATAA
- a CDS encoding sigma-70 family RNA polymerase sigma factor — protein MEMEVKKAQQGDLDAFVRLMRNLESQLYGLAKSILRHDEDCADAMQETMLKAYKSLTSLRKPEFFKTWMIRILINECNQLLRNRKRTVVMNELPEASNPATSYYGDYQKIDLEEAVNSLDETLRIVIHLFYYQDLPIKQISEVLNISKGAVKGRLHRARGILADWMKNRKEEDVSYEPI, from the coding sequence ATGGAAATGGAAGTCAAGAAAGCACAGCAGGGAGATCTTGATGCATTCGTCCGTCTCATGCGGAATTTAGAGTCCCAGCTATACGGCTTGGCAAAGTCCATTTTAAGACATGATGAAGACTGTGCGGATGCAATGCAAGAAACCATGCTTAAAGCATATAAGTCACTCACATCATTGAGAAAACCGGAATTTTTTAAAACATGGATGATCCGGATTCTCATTAATGAATGCAATCAATTGCTGCGAAACAGGAAGCGAACCGTGGTAATGAACGAACTGCCGGAGGCATCGAACCCGGCTACCTCCTATTACGGAGACTATCAAAAAATTGATCTTGAGGAAGCGGTCAACAGTCTGGATGAAACGCTCCGGATCGTCATTCATTTGTTTTATTATCAGGATCTGCCGATCAAGCAAATTTCGGAGGTGCTGAATATTTCGAAAGGTGCAGTCAAGGGTCGTCTGCATAGAGCACGGGGCATTCTGGCAGATTGGATGAAGAACAGGAAGGAGGAAGATGTATCGTATGAGCCTATTTGA
- a CDS encoding DUF5643 domain-containing protein has translation MNTIYKVMSTTVMIGSILGVTVCGGAHAAPVNAIQSVSASVQPKHNTIQSETHQNISLGISGVIYDGNALRFEVVRKGTGLSGRITDSKWDEQKQEVIREKGAISSVELFINGVSANTYGGSELWKRPAISFRTADSSPDKALFSMADATYLGEQASLKALPEQFNLTAKIKLEGVNDPYTLNVPVQKNAGKTIQLKPNLTKKSGDVAMTLKKASMTSYSTRMQLIVKGQKPGSAMLYDFLDDQGNLIERLGGERGTDENGAKGMMYYDFLLDTQGKDIKSITIKPSKPVFAEPGAATGQFKLDDKGEVVKEYIKDLEMTVQVK, from the coding sequence ATGAATACGATATATAAAGTGATGAGTACCACCGTAATGATTGGCTCCATTTTGGGAGTGACAGTATGCGGTGGAGCCCATGCTGCCCCCGTAAATGCAATCCAATCCGTTTCCGCTTCTGTACAGCCAAAGCATAACACGATCCAGAGTGAGACTCACCAAAATATTAGTCTCGGAATCTCGGGCGTGATTTATGATGGCAACGCGCTTCGCTTCGAAGTCGTGCGTAAAGGAACAGGTCTGAGCGGTCGCATAACCGATTCGAAATGGGATGAACAAAAGCAAGAAGTGATCCGCGAAAAAGGGGCCATTTCATCCGTGGAGCTTTTTATTAACGGTGTTTCGGCCAATACTTACGGCGGAAGTGAGTTGTGGAAACGTCCAGCTATTAGCTTTAGAACGGCGGATTCCAGTCCGGACAAAGCACTATTCAGCATGGCCGATGCGACTTATCTTGGCGAGCAGGCCAGCTTAAAGGCGCTCCCTGAACAGTTCAACCTTACGGCCAAGATTAAGCTGGAAGGCGTAAATGATCCTTATACGCTGAATGTTCCCGTGCAAAAAAATGCAGGCAAGACGATCCAGCTGAAACCGAACTTGACGAAAAAATCAGGAGATGTCGCGATGACGTTAAAAAAGGCAAGCATGACTTCGTACTCCACAAGAATGCAGCTGATCGTGAAGGGGCAGAAACCGGGCTCTGCGATGTTGTACGATTTCTTGGATGATCAAGGCAATCTGATCGAACGGTTAGGGGGCGAGAGAGGCACCGACGAAAACGGAGCCAAGGGCATGATGTATTATGATTTCCTTCTGGATACGCAGGGCAAGGATATCAAATCCATTACGATTAAACCATCCAAGCCTGTCTTTGCAGAGCCGGGAGCCGCGACTGGCCAGTTCAAGTTAGATGATAAAGGAGAAGTGGTAAAAGAATACATCAAAGATCTTGAAATGACCGTACAGGTAAAATAG
- a CDS encoding ketoacyl-ACP synthase III has protein sequence MNTVPSKAKISAIGTYVPERRLTNADLEKLVDTSDEWIVQRTGMRERRISGEQEFTSHLCIRAIEDLIQTYGQNVEDVDLIIVATATPDYPFPSVACLIQEHFHIQSTGAFDLNATCAGFAYGLHIANGLITSGMHRKVLVVGGETLSKVTDYTDRTTCILFGDGAGAVLVEADETNPGFLASIQGTDGSGGVHLYRSGLANTMKGLPLQGEGNIVQNGREVYKWAVRTLPAGIETLLEGAGMTTGDIDWFVPHSANLRMIESICDKAGFSLDKTLYSVEYMGNTSAASIPLALGLGVREQKLKYGDTLLLYGFGGGLTHVGMVVKWGVPNL, from the coding sequence ATGAATACCGTACCATCCAAAGCCAAAATCTCTGCCATTGGAACCTATGTGCCTGAGCGGAGATTAACGAATGCGGATCTCGAAAAGCTTGTGGATACAAGCGATGAATGGATCGTGCAGCGGACCGGAATGAGGGAGCGCCGGATCAGCGGCGAGCAGGAATTCACATCGCATCTGTGCATCCGGGCAATTGAGGATTTAATCCAGACCTATGGCCAAAACGTTGAAGACGTCGATTTGATCATCGTGGCTACAGCAACTCCGGACTACCCTTTCCCCAGCGTCGCTTGCCTGATTCAGGAGCATTTCCATATCCAAAGCACCGGGGCATTTGATCTGAACGCAACTTGCGCCGGATTTGCTTATGGGCTGCATATCGCTAATGGGCTGATCACCTCGGGAATGCACCGTAAAGTGCTGGTGGTCGGCGGGGAAACCTTGTCCAAAGTGACGGATTATACGGACCGGACCACCTGCATTTTATTCGGAGACGGTGCCGGAGCGGTTTTGGTGGAAGCAGATGAAACCAATCCGGGCTTCCTCGCCTCGATCCAAGGTACGGATGGCAGCGGCGGCGTGCATCTCTATCGTTCTGGTTTGGCCAATACCATGAAGGGCCTCCCGCTCCAGGGCGAAGGCAATATCGTTCAAAACGGGCGCGAAGTGTATAAATGGGCTGTGCGAACCCTTCCGGCCGGAATAGAAACATTGCTGGAGGGTGCCGGCATGACCACCGGAGATATCGATTGGTTTGTCCCCCACAGCGCCAATTTGCGGATGATCGAATCGATCTGCGATAAAGCAGGTTTTTCCCTGGACAAAACATTGTACAGCGTAGAATACATGGGGAATACTTCAGCCGCATCCATCCCGCTGGCGCTGGGTCTCGGGGTTCGCGAGCAAAAATTGAAGTACGGCGATACGCTTCTTCTTTACGGATTTGGCGGAGGTCTAACTCATGTAGGAATGGTCGTCAAGTGGGGCGTGCCTAATCTATAA
- a CDS encoding DUF488 domain-containing protein, with the protein MIQLKRIYDPAEDTDGQRILVDRIWPRGVTKEKAQITVWIKDIAPSPSLRTWFGHRPERFDDFKARYETELSDVAVLPYLEKLRSWSELGMVTLLYAAKDRQFNHAVVLKEYLDTLESS; encoded by the coding sequence ATGATACAGCTGAAACGGATCTACGATCCTGCCGAGGATACAGACGGTCAGCGGATTCTAGTTGATCGAATTTGGCCCAGGGGAGTAACGAAGGAAAAAGCGCAAATTACGGTTTGGATAAAAGACATTGCGCCAAGCCCAAGCCTGCGTACCTGGTTCGGACATCGGCCGGAAAGATTCGATGATTTTAAAGCCCGTTACGAAACCGAATTATCCGATGTCGCCGTTCTGCCTTATCTGGAAAAGCTGAGAAGCTGGTCTGAGCTGGGGATGGTCACGCTGCTGTATGCCGCAAAGGACCGGCAGTTTAACCATGCCGTTGTTTTGAAAGAATATCTGGATACATTGGAGAGCAGTTAA
- the argH gene encoding argininosuccinate lyase, translating to MSKLWGGRFTKQTNHLVDEYTASIGFDQKLAEEDIQGSLAHVTMLGKCGILPQEDVETIKDGLNKVLDKIRKGDIEFSISDEDIHMNVEKNLIAEIGPVGGKLHTGRSRNDQVATDMHLYLRKRVVELSGMLYELQKALIGQARDNLDTIIPGYTHLQRAQPILFAHHLMAYVSMFQRDIERLMDSYKRINVLPLGAGALAGTTFPIDRHFVAEQLQFDRVYENSLDAVSDRDFILEFLSHASIIMMHLSRLSEELVLWSSTEFNFIELDDAFCTGSSIMPQKKNPDVPELVRGKTGRVYGNLMGLLTVLKSLPLAYNKDMQEDKEGMFDTVATLEGALQLFAPMIATMKVNKPRMREAVNKDFSNATDIADFLVGKGLPFRQAHEVIGKTVLYCIQNGKYLLDLTMDEFKQFSPLFDDAIYEVLQPETVVNARNVYGGTATDQVADAIKRSEVLLQMTEQWLEEHQ from the coding sequence ATGAGCAAACTGTGGGGAGGACGCTTTACTAAGCAGACCAACCATTTGGTGGACGAGTATACCGCTTCGATCGGTTTTGATCAGAAGCTGGCCGAGGAAGATATTCAAGGGAGCCTGGCGCATGTGACGATGCTGGGCAAATGCGGGATTTTGCCGCAGGAGGATGTAGAAACGATCAAAGACGGCCTGAACAAGGTGCTGGATAAAATACGTAAAGGCGACATCGAGTTCTCGATATCGGATGAAGATATCCATATGAACGTGGAAAAAAATCTGATCGCGGAGATCGGCCCGGTTGGCGGGAAGCTGCATACAGGACGCAGCCGTAACGACCAGGTGGCGACCGACATGCATCTGTACCTGCGCAAACGCGTCGTCGAACTATCGGGGATGCTGTATGAACTGCAAAAAGCGCTGATCGGCCAGGCCCGCGACAACCTAGATACGATTATTCCGGGATACACGCATTTGCAGCGGGCGCAGCCGATTCTGTTCGCCCATCATCTAATGGCGTATGTTTCGATGTTCCAGCGCGACATTGAGCGTCTGATGGACAGCTATAAACGGATCAACGTGCTTCCGCTCGGCGCAGGCGCATTAGCCGGAACAACGTTCCCGATCGACCGTCATTTCGTGGCTGAACAGCTGCAGTTCGACCGCGTGTACGAAAACAGCCTGGACGCTGTCAGCGACCGCGACTTTATCCTGGAGTTTCTCTCCCATGCTTCCATAATCATGATGCATCTTTCCCGCCTGTCGGAGGAGCTTGTGCTGTGGAGCAGCACGGAGTTCAACTTCATCGAGCTGGACGACGCGTTCTGCACGGGCAGCAGCATCATGCCGCAGAAGAAAAATCCGGATGTGCCGGAGCTTGTCCGCGGCAAAACGGGCCGCGTTTACGGCAATCTGATGGGGCTTCTCACCGTGCTGAAGTCGCTGCCGCTTGCGTATAACAAAGATATGCAGGAAGACAAGGAGGGCATGTTCGACACCGTTGCGACGCTCGAAGGCGCCCTGCAGCTGTTCGCGCCGATGATCGCTACAATGAAGGTGAATAAACCGCGGATGCGCGAAGCCGTTAACAAAGACTTCTCCAACGCGACGGATATTGCCGATTTCCTCGTAGGCAAAGGCCTGCCATTCCGCCAGGCGCATGAAGTGATCGGAAAGACGGTGCTTTATTGCATCCAGAACGGCAAGTATTTGCTCGATTTGACGATGGATGAATTCAAGCAGTTTTCGCCATTGTTCGATGACGCCATTTACGAAGTGCTTCAACCCGAGACGGTTGTGAACGCCCGTAACGTTTACGGCGGCACAGCGACGGATCAAGTGGCCGATGCGATCAAGCGCAGCGAAGTGCTGCTGCAAATGACGGAACAGTGGCTCGAAGAGCATCAATAA
- a CDS encoding argininosuccinate synthase, whose product MAKEKIVLAYSGGLDTSIILKWLKETYDAEIIAFTADIGQKEELDGLEAKALATGASKVYIDDLQGEFAKDFIYPMFQAGALYEGQYLLGTSIARPLIAKRMVEIARAEGATAIAHGATGKGNDQVRFELGVAALAPDIEVIAPWRLETFRNDFPGRAEMIAFAEKHGIPVTASAAKPYSMDRNLLHISYESGVLEDPWFDASAPENKDMYLLSNSPEDAPDEAEYLELEFAQGNCVALNGEKLSPLQVMDKLNELGGKHGIGRVDMVENRFVGMKSRGVYETPGGTILFTAHRKMESITMDREVMNLRDSLITRYSTLVYNGFWFAPERLALQALVTESQKNVTGTVRVKLYKGNIIAAGVKSPVSLYNPDIATMEADPTQAYDQGDATGFIRLNALRLKVGTGVEQNR is encoded by the coding sequence ATGGCAAAAGAAAAAATCGTGCTCGCGTATTCCGGCGGGCTGGATACATCCATTATCCTCAAATGGCTCAAAGAAACCTATGACGCGGAAATTATCGCTTTTACAGCGGATATCGGCCAAAAAGAAGAGCTAGATGGCCTTGAAGCCAAAGCATTGGCGACAGGCGCTTCCAAAGTATACATCGACGATTTGCAGGGCGAGTTCGCCAAGGACTTCATTTATCCGATGTTCCAGGCTGGCGCACTGTATGAAGGCCAATACCTGCTCGGCACCAGCATTGCGCGTCCGCTGATCGCCAAACGCATGGTGGAAATCGCACGTGCCGAAGGCGCAACCGCGATTGCCCACGGGGCGACGGGGAAAGGGAATGACCAGGTCCGTTTCGAGCTCGGCGTAGCCGCGCTGGCTCCGGATATCGAGGTGATCGCGCCATGGCGTCTTGAAACGTTCCGCAACGATTTCCCGGGCCGTGCCGAAATGATCGCTTTTGCCGAAAAACACGGCATTCCGGTAACCGCCTCCGCAGCCAAACCTTATTCCATGGACCGCAACCTGCTGCATATCAGCTATGAGAGCGGCGTGCTGGAAGATCCTTGGTTCGATGCAAGCGCACCGGAAAATAAAGACATGTACCTGCTGAGCAACTCCCCTGAGGATGCGCCGGATGAAGCGGAATACCTGGAGCTCGAGTTCGCCCAAGGCAATTGCGTGGCGTTGAACGGCGAAAAGCTGAGCCCGCTGCAGGTGATGGATAAACTGAACGAGCTGGGCGGCAAACATGGCATCGGCCGCGTGGACATGGTGGAAAACCGTTTTGTCGGCATGAAAAGCCGCGGGGTGTACGAAACGCCGGGAGGAACGATTTTGTTCACCGCTCACCGTAAAATGGAATCCATCACGATGGACCGTGAAGTCATGAATTTGCGCGACAGCCTCATCACACGCTACAGCACGCTCGTATATAACGGCTTCTGGTTTGCGCCGGAACGTCTCGCTTTGCAGGCACTGGTAACCGAAAGTCAAAAGAACGTTACAGGAACAGTACGCGTGAAGCTGTATAAAGGCAACATTATCGCCGCAGGAGTGAAAAGTCCGGTCAGCTTGTACAATCCGGATATCGCAACGATGGAAGCAGATCCGACGCAGGCGTATGATCAAGGAGATGCAACAGGCTTTATCCGCCTGAACGCGCTTCGTCTGAAAGTCGGCACAGGCGTGGAACAAAACCGGTAA